From the Chiloscyllium plagiosum isolate BGI_BamShark_2017 unplaced genomic scaffold, ASM401019v2 scaf_8626, whole genome shotgun sequence genome, the window ACTGTATGGAACTGAACTGCTAAGGTGACTATGCAtgcatataaagatatttttgtgaataaagtttgtttttataTCAATAAAAACTGAATATACTGATCTGAAGAAAGAGATGTCTTGCTGAGGTGCAGTGGGGAGAGACGATTATCTAATATCTTTGCTGGAGTGTATTGGGTCCGTCCTGAGGAACAACACCGCTTGAGTAAAGACCCTTAATTCTGTCATTGAATCACCAGAAGTCTGTGACCACTTGGGTCACTGCGTGTGATGTGTTAACAGGATAGAAATTCTTCTTTCAGATGTCGTACTTTGACCGGGATGATGTtgccctgcaccatttctcccagttCTTCAAAGCTCAGTCCCAGGAGAAGCAGGAACATGCAGAGAAGCTGCTGAAATTCCAGAATCAGcgtggaggcagagtcctccTCCAGGATGTGAAGGTGGGAATATGGAGGGTGAATGGCAGCTTGCGTGATGTGGCTTCAAGCCATCagtaactgagttttcacattctgaGGGGGAGTGTTGCCTGTCTGACCTTGTTATACTGGCAAAGACTACATACAGAACAATATATTTTACTGTACATTAATCATGTGTGGCCTAACTTACAAGGTGATGTTTAGGCCATCTCTCAATCCAACTGATCAGTAAGAGAAAGTACAAGTAGGCAAGGTGACAGCAGACCTCCAATAGCTGGTAATTGTTCAGGTCTGATCCTTAACTGTCCTTTGTTTCCATGTTTCAGAAGCCAGAGAGGGATGAGTGGGGTAACGGGCTGCAGGCAATGCAGGTTGCCCTGGATCTGGAGAAGAATGTGAACCAGAGTTTGCTGGATCTACACCAACTTGCCActgcccagactgaccctcatgtAAGCTTCACCACCTCATTCTCATCACTGCCTGACCCTTAGGGTGACACTTCACACTGGCCTGATCATTGCAAAGCCACAAACTGTTTAGTAATCTAATGTACTTCTGAATATGCTACATTTCTAGCAAAGCCTTTAAGAATCTTGAGGTAACAACACTAAATCCTCCTTTTGGCATTTGGTCAATATCTGGATGAAACTGAGTTTTCTCTTCCCTGACGAGCTGTGCCTCTGTATTCTCCAATGTGTTGTAGATTGGAGAGCCACTCGAGGGGCAAAACTGGTGCAGCAAACTGCAGTTCAT encodes:
- the LOC122546760 gene encoding ferritin, middle subunit-like, with product MASQVCQNYHQDCEAAVNKQINIELTASYLYQSLMSYFDRDDVALHHFSQFFKAQSQEKQEHAEKLLKFQNQRGGRVLLQDVKKPERDEWGNGLQAMQVALDLEKNVNQSLLDLHQLATAQTDPHLCDFLETHYLDEEVEIIKRLGDYITNLKRLGAPENGLGEYLFDRLSLEDSS